In Marinitoga hydrogenitolerans DSM 16785, the sequence AAGAATCTTGAAGAATTAAGAAAAGTTGGTTTAAGCAATTCTCAGATAAATCAAATAAAGGGAGTTGTGGAATTTTGAAAATATTTTTACATGTTTGTTGTGCACCTGATTTGGTTTTAGCGCATAAAAAATTGAAAAAAAAGAATATAGAATATACGACATTTTTTTATAATCCAAATATTTATCCATATGAAGAATACGAAAAAAGGTATCAAGCATATTTAAAGTTAAAGAAGAGATGGAATTTTGAGGAAATTTTGGTTGAAAATGAATATAGTGAATTTCTAGATGTAATGAGTAAAGTAAATGTAAATGATGAAAAAAGCAGATGTTATCAGTGTATGTATTTGAGAATGGAGAAATCGGCAATTGAAGCTAAAAAAAAAGGTTATGAAATTTTTTCGACAACATTGATTTCAAGTCCCAGAAAAAAGCACGAAGACATATTAAAAATAGCTGAAAATTTAAAGAGAAAATATAATATAGAATTTTATTATGAAAATTTCAGAGCAAATAATGCTATATCAGAAGGAGCAAAGTTTTGCAAAGTAAACGGAATATATAGACAACAATATTGTGGATGTGAGTTTTCATTAATAGAAGCTGAAAAATTAAGGAGAAAATCCTTTGAAAATAGAAAGAAAAGATTATCCGAAAAACTGAATTTTAATTTTTTAAATT encodes:
- a CDS encoding epoxyqueuosine reductase QueH — translated: MKIFLHVCCAPDLVLAHKKLKKKNIEYTTFFYNPNIYPYEEYEKRYQAYLKLKKRWNFEEILVENEYSEFLDVMSKVNVNDEKSRCYQCMYLRMEKSAIEAKKKGYEIFSTTLISSPRKKHEDILKIAENLKRKYNIEFYYENFRANNAISEGAKFCKVNGIYRQQYCGCEFSLIEAEKLRRKSFENRKKRLSEKLNFNFLNLMNKDLLKIPEDISPKYLYKFGLDILKDLKPKIILIRKEIAEDLNIKNGRNKIGNWKSKFIII